One Chryseobacterium indoltheticum DNA segment encodes these proteins:
- a CDS encoding response regulator, translated as MPKKIIRNLQIGVVLSLLLLIASSIASYVSIQKQMENRESFLKSKESISLVKDVLNSLLDAETGNRGYQITGQEDFLDPFNESVKQYPALISNENRLNIKDKHQIELINELFRTSKMMMEEDILLIQNRKKGILMTPEELLQNKTTMDRCRILVEKFVKYEEAQLAIKNKDLNRSSKSTVLFIIFSALAAIGVTIFFYKQIKSDIIRRQKLEKDLFYTKEILEETSTVAQVGGWELNMKTNNFFWSQSTRDIHKIEDDFVPDFENAIRFYQEESREKIKYLFDMAIKEGAPFDEEFQLVRYDGVMIWVRLKGIPEFEGNVCKRVFGIIQNIDTFKKMFLEVTRKEAMMQSFVTDVPIPLAMFDKNLNYLSVSIKWREEFNVTGVDLIGNNLFTISPDIFEEREIIYKDALLGKTYINGNFPIKVDGREEIQHYDLKVGPWYLTEDEIGGIIISVQNITKAIMANEELKKAKEIADIASKAKSEFLANMSHEIRTPLNGVIGFSDLLLKTPLNEMQAQYMKYINESGENLLNIINDILDFSKIESGKMDLLVEKMDLYETVNQVINVILYQSRKKNIELLLNIEPGLPKTLIIDQSRLKQILINLLGNAVKFTEKGEIELKVEKLRIDDKNIALRFSVRDTGIGIPVEKQKYIFNAFTQENSSISKQYGGTGLGLTISNNILKYMGSHLSLISAPEKGSVFFFDVEVPYEISEFRKDEDITIKKALVVDDNENNRIILQQMLAYRNIESTLAANGMEALKILLKGDRFDVILMDYYMPVISGLETIDKIIELFHKKKENTPFIILSSSSDQLDVITSIRERENTYFLLKPITSNGLYKALQGAPQSNVVEIPEDQSEKASYAFEPELDVLLVDDNPVNMVLNNRMMKSLAPDAHLAEAVNGLEALEACKKKHFSIILMDVQMPIMSGIEATQQIRMLPGYENIPIIGVTAGNILGEKEKCLESGMTDFLPKPLRQADLLEILKRNIGSNGYLH; from the coding sequence ATGCCGAAAAAAATTATTAGAAATCTTCAGATTGGTGTCGTACTTTCTTTATTACTGCTAATTGCGAGTTCTATAGCATCTTATGTTAGCATACAGAAGCAAATGGAGAATAGGGAAAGCTTTTTAAAAAGCAAGGAATCTATAAGTCTGGTAAAAGATGTTTTAAATTCGCTCTTAGATGCAGAGACAGGTAACCGAGGATATCAAATTACGGGTCAGGAAGATTTTCTGGATCCCTTTAACGAAAGTGTAAAGCAATATCCAGCGCTTATTTCCAATGAAAATAGGCTGAATATCAAAGATAAACATCAAATAGAGCTTATCAATGAACTCTTTCGTACTTCCAAAATGATGATGGAAGAGGATATTTTGTTAATTCAAAATCGAAAAAAGGGAATATTAATGACCCCGGAAGAACTTCTACAAAATAAGACAACTATGGACAGGTGCCGTATACTTGTTGAGAAATTTGTAAAATATGAGGAAGCTCAATTGGCTATTAAAAATAAAGATCTCAACAGGTCTTCCAAATCGACAGTTTTATTCATCATTTTTTCTGCTCTTGCAGCTATTGGTGTTACAATTTTTTTCTACAAACAAATAAAATCTGACATTATCCGCAGGCAGAAATTAGAAAAAGATCTGTTTTACACGAAAGAAATTCTTGAGGAAACAAGTACGGTAGCACAAGTCGGAGGCTGGGAACTGAACATGAAGACCAACAACTTTTTCTGGTCTCAGAGTACACGAGATATTCATAAAATAGAAGATGATTTCGTTCCGGATTTCGAAAATGCCATCAGATTCTATCAAGAAGAAAGCAGAGAAAAAATAAAATATCTTTTCGACATGGCCATAAAAGAAGGAGCGCCCTTTGACGAGGAGTTTCAGCTTGTCCGGTACGACGGTGTTATGATCTGGGTAAGATTAAAAGGAATTCCCGAATTTGAAGGTAATGTCTGCAAAAGGGTTTTCGGAATCATTCAGAATATTGATACCTTCAAAAAAATGTTTCTGGAAGTGACCAGAAAGGAAGCCATGATGCAGTCTTTTGTCACTGACGTTCCTATTCCTCTGGCAATGTTTGATAAAAACCTTAACTATTTGTCTGTAAGCATTAAATGGAGAGAAGAATTCAATGTGACCGGTGTCGATCTTATCGGAAATAATCTCTTCACCATATCTCCGGATATTTTTGAAGAAAGAGAAATAATCTATAAAGATGCTCTGCTAGGAAAAACCTATATAAATGGTAACTTTCCTATAAAGGTAGACGGTCGGGAAGAAATTCAGCATTACGACCTTAAAGTCGGACCATGGTATCTCACAGAAGATGAAATCGGAGGTATCATTATTTCCGTACAAAATATTACAAAAGCCATAATGGCAAATGAAGAACTTAAAAAGGCCAAGGAAATAGCAGATATAGCAAGCAAAGCAAAATCTGAGTTTCTGGCTAATATGAGCCATGAGATACGTACTCCTTTGAACGGGGTCATCGGATTTTCAGATCTTCTCCTCAAGACGCCACTGAATGAGATGCAGGCACAATATATGAAGTATATCAATGAATCTGGAGAGAATCTCCTCAACATCATTAATGATATTCTTGATTTTTCGAAAATAGAGTCAGGAAAAATGGATCTCTTAGTTGAAAAAATGGATCTTTATGAAACCGTGAACCAGGTGATTAATGTCATTCTCTACCAGTCTAGGAAAAAAAATATCGAGCTTCTCCTTAATATCGAGCCCGGACTACCAAAGACGCTTATCATTGATCAATCAAGATTAAAACAGATCCTGATTAATCTTCTGGGCAACGCAGTGAAATTCACAGAAAAGGGAGAGATCGAGTTGAAAGTTGAAAAGTTACGCATAGATGATAAAAATATTGCCTTACGCTTCTCTGTAAGAGATACAGGCATAGGTATTCCTGTCGAAAAACAGAAATATATTTTTAATGCTTTTACACAAGAGAACAGTTCTATTAGCAAACAATATGGAGGAACAGGTCTCGGCCTTACGATCTCGAACAATATTCTCAAGTATATGGGTAGCCATTTATCGTTGATCAGTGCACCAGAAAAAGGTTCCGTATTTTTCTTCGACGTTGAGGTTCCATATGAGATTTCTGAGTTTAGAAAAGATGAAGATATAACCATCAAAAAAGCTTTGGTGGTAGATGATAATGAAAACAACAGGATAATTCTTCAGCAGATGCTTGCTTATAGGAATATAGAATCTACGCTGGCTGCTAATGGAATGGAAGCTTTGAAAATTCTACTGAAGGGAGATCGGTTTGACGTAATCCTGATGGATTATTATATGCCGGTTATTTCAGGATTGGAAACAATAGATAAAATTATAGAACTTTTTCATAAGAAAAAAGAAAATACTCCATTCATCATACTTTCTTCATCATCGGATCAACTAGACGTAATTACTTCAATTCGCGAAAGAGAAAATACATATTTCCTGTTGAAACCAATCACATCAAATGGTTTATACAAAGCCCTACAAGGAGCACCCCAGAGTAATGTAGTAGAAATTCCTGAGGATCAGTCCGAGAAAGCTTCTTATGCATTTGAGCCTGAACTTGATGTTCTTTTGGTAGATGACAATCCAGTGAATATGGTATTGAATAACAGGATGATGAAATCCCTGGCTCCAGATGCACACTTAGCGGAAGCTGTCAATGGTCTGGAAGCTTTAGAAGCGTGTAAGAAAAAGCATTTTTCCATTATTCTTATGGATGTTCAGATGCCAATCATGAGCGGTATCGAAGCGACACAACAAATACGGATGCTGCCCGGATACGAAAATATACCCATCATAGGGGTTACAGCCGGAAATATTCTGGGTGAGAAAGAAAAATGCCTTGAATCAGGTATGACTGACTTCCTTCCCAAGCCTCTCAGACAGGCAGACCTTCTTGAAATACTAAAAAGAAATATTGGCAGTAACGGCTATCTACATTAA